The following proteins come from a genomic window of Dreissena polymorpha isolate Duluth1 chromosome 1, UMN_Dpol_1.0, whole genome shotgun sequence:
- the LOC127835334 gene encoding uncharacterized protein LOC127835334 isoform X3, which yields MVKVKVDVAAILSEPVLSVYREDLKNAFTVGIEPVTSWLLGGHHILYATATSGFGVTTPNAKPIPRQCPICVVKGNTTVYLRVTDHVRWVQALTADPMKPLMSEARAKTGRKVKKIKPRNYYSCWLCDRSVIDRLRHLEQEHKMEAGTFNFVYTRGPFPESRENFRKGDQQTRHS from the exons AtggttaaagtgaaagtagatgtCGCCGCCATTTTGAGTG aaccagtacttagtgtctatagggaagatctaaagaacgctttcacagtggggatcgaacccgtgacctcctggttgctaggcggacaccatatcctttacgCCACAGCTACCTCAGGGTTTGGGGTAACG ACACCAAACGCAAAGCCTATCCCAAGGCAATGCCCCATTTGCGTGGTAAAAGGCAACACGACTGTGTACCTCCGGGTAACAGACCACGTTCGCTGGGTGCAAGCGCTGACGGCAGACCCCATGAAGCCGTTGATGTCAGAGGCACGTGCTAAGACCGGTCGGAAAGTGAAGAAGATAAAGCCGAGGAATTACTACTCTTGCTGGCTGTGCGACCGGTCGGTGATTGACCGGCTGCGTCATCTAGAACAGGAGCACAAAATGGAGGCTGGGacattcaattttgtttacacaaGAGGGCCGTTTCCGGAAA GTCGCGAAAACTTCAGGAAAGGTGACCAGCAGACTCGCCACTCATGA
- the LOC127835334 gene encoding uncharacterized protein LOC127835334 isoform X2, producing the protein MVKVKVDVAAILSEPVLSVYREDLKNAFTVGIEPVTSWLLGGHHILYATATSGFGVTVQFVKTPNAKPIPRQCPICVVKGNTTVYLRVTDHVRWVQALTADPMKPLMSEARAKTGRKVKKIKPRNYYSCWLCDRSVIDRLRHLEQEHKMEAGTFNFVYTRGPFPERKVTSRLATHDDSA; encoded by the exons AtggttaaagtgaaagtagatgtCGCCGCCATTTTGAGTG aaccagtacttagtgtctatagggaagatctaaagaacgctttcacagtggggatcgaacccgtgacctcctggttgctaggcggacaccatatcctttacgCCACAGCTACCTCAGGGTTTGGGGTAACGGTACAGTTTGTCAAG ACACCAAACGCAAAGCCTATCCCAAGGCAATGCCCCATTTGCGTGGTAAAAGGCAACACGACTGTGTACCTCCGGGTAACAGACCACGTTCGCTGGGTGCAAGCGCTGACGGCAGACCCCATGAAGCCGTTGATGTCAGAGGCACGTGCTAAGACCGGTCGGAAAGTGAAGAAGATAAAGCCGAGGAATTACTACTCTTGCTGGCTGTGCGACCGGTCGGTGATTGACCGGCTGCGTCATCTAGAACAGGAGCACAAAATGGAGGCTGGGacattcaattttgtttacacaaGAGGGCCGTTTCCGGAAA GAAAGGTGACCAGCAGACTCGCCACTCATGATGACTCGGCATAG
- the LOC127835334 gene encoding uncharacterized protein LOC127835334 isoform X1 translates to MVKVKVDVAAILSEPVLSVYREDLKNAFTVGIEPVTSWLLGGHHILYATATSGFGVTVQFVKTPNAKPIPRQCPICVVKGNTTVYLRVTDHVRWVQALTADPMKPLMSEARAKTGRKVKKIKPRNYYSCWLCDRSVIDRLRHLEQEHKMEAGTFNFVYTRGPFPESRENFRKGDQQTRHS, encoded by the exons AtggttaaagtgaaagtagatgtCGCCGCCATTTTGAGTG aaccagtacttagtgtctatagggaagatctaaagaacgctttcacagtggggatcgaacccgtgacctcctggttgctaggcggacaccatatcctttacgCCACAGCTACCTCAGGGTTTGGGGTAACGGTACAGTTTGTCAAG ACACCAAACGCAAAGCCTATCCCAAGGCAATGCCCCATTTGCGTGGTAAAAGGCAACACGACTGTGTACCTCCGGGTAACAGACCACGTTCGCTGGGTGCAAGCGCTGACGGCAGACCCCATGAAGCCGTTGATGTCAGAGGCACGTGCTAAGACCGGTCGGAAAGTGAAGAAGATAAAGCCGAGGAATTACTACTCTTGCTGGCTGTGCGACCGGTCGGTGATTGACCGGCTGCGTCATCTAGAACAGGAGCACAAAATGGAGGCTGGGacattcaattttgtttacacaaGAGGGCCGTTTCCGGAAA GTCGCGAAAACTTCAGGAAAGGTGACCAGCAGACTCGCCACTCATGA
- the LOC127835334 gene encoding uncharacterized protein LOC127835334 isoform X4 — protein MVKVKVDVAAILSEPVLSVYREDLKNAFTVGIEPVTSWLLGGHHILYATATSGFGTPNAKPIPRQCPICVVKGNTTVYLRVTDHVRWVQALTADPMKPLMSEARAKTGRKVKKIKPRNYYSCWLCDRSVIDRLRHLEQEHKMEAGTFNFVYTRGPFPESRENFRKGDQQTRHS, from the exons AtggttaaagtgaaagtagatgtCGCCGCCATTTTGAGTG aaccagtacttagtgtctatagggaagatctaaagaacgctttcacagtggggatcgaacccgtgacctcctggttgctaggcggacaccatatcctttacgCCACAGCTACCTCAGGGTTTGGG ACACCAAACGCAAAGCCTATCCCAAGGCAATGCCCCATTTGCGTGGTAAAAGGCAACACGACTGTGTACCTCCGGGTAACAGACCACGTTCGCTGGGTGCAAGCGCTGACGGCAGACCCCATGAAGCCGTTGATGTCAGAGGCACGTGCTAAGACCGGTCGGAAAGTGAAGAAGATAAAGCCGAGGAATTACTACTCTTGCTGGCTGTGCGACCGGTCGGTGATTGACCGGCTGCGTCATCTAGAACAGGAGCACAAAATGGAGGCTGGGacattcaattttgtttacacaaGAGGGCCGTTTCCGGAAA GTCGCGAAAACTTCAGGAAAGGTGACCAGCAGACTCGCCACTCATGA